A window from Pseudomonas sp. Tri1 encodes these proteins:
- a CDS encoding homocysteine S-methyltransferase family protein encodes MGSATTVILDGGMGRELQRRGAPFRQPEWSALALSEAPQAVEAVHAAYIASGANVITSNSYAVVPFHIGEERFAAEGQALAALAGELAQRAVQASGKAVRVAGSLPPLFGSYRPDLFDASRASELLTPLVTGLAPHIDLWLAETQSSTVEARAIHAGLPKDGKPFWLSFTLKDEDTDEVPRLRSGEPVADAAAVAAELGVEVLLFNCSQPEVIGAAIDAARETFERLGVKIHIGAYANAFPPQPKEATANDGLDPLREDLDPPGYLQWAADWRKRGASHLGGCCGIGPEHIAVLAQKLI; translated from the coding sequence ATGGGCTCAGCAACGACAGTCATTCTCGATGGCGGCATGGGCCGCGAACTGCAACGCCGTGGCGCGCCGTTCCGCCAACCCGAGTGGTCGGCCCTGGCCTTGAGCGAAGCGCCCCAGGCGGTAGAAGCGGTGCACGCGGCCTACATTGCCAGCGGCGCCAATGTCATCACCAGCAACAGCTACGCGGTAGTGCCGTTTCACATCGGTGAAGAGCGTTTTGCCGCCGAAGGCCAGGCCCTGGCCGCGCTGGCCGGGGAGTTGGCGCAGCGAGCAGTGCAAGCTTCAGGCAAAGCGGTACGGGTCGCCGGGTCGCTGCCACCGTTGTTCGGTTCCTATCGGCCCGATCTGTTCGACGCATCCCGCGCCAGTGAACTGCTGACGCCGTTGGTGACCGGCCTGGCGCCCCATATCGACCTGTGGCTGGCCGAGACCCAAAGCTCGACGGTCGAAGCGCGGGCGATTCACGCCGGGCTGCCCAAGGACGGCAAGCCGTTCTGGCTGTCGTTTACCCTGAAAGATGAAGACACCGATGAAGTGCCACGCCTGCGTTCCGGCGAACCGGTGGCGGACGCTGCGGCGGTCGCGGCCGAGCTGGGTGTCGAAGTGCTGCTGTTCAACTGCAGCCAGCCAGAAGTGATCGGCGCGGCCATCGATGCGGCGCGGGAAACTTTCGAGCGGCTGGGGGTGAAGATCCACATCGGTGCCTACGCCAACGCCTTCCCGCCGCAACCGAAGGAAGCGACGGCCAACGACGGCCTGGACCCACTGCGCGAAGACCTCGACCCACCGGGGTACCTGCAGTGGGCGGCGGATTGGCG